One region of Ahniella affigens genomic DNA includes:
- the pilQ gene encoding type IV pilus secretin PilQ — MNTQESLNKSFGHRSVQALLLFVLALGAEASTLKDVTFESRPDGTTDIRLVMDEAPVAPKVFATEAPPRLAIDLDATNNAVADRRINVGSGAASTIAIVEAGGRTRVVVELFHPTTHSSRIEGNSIILTVGADSSVAQNNTANAAAGSQGWTEKPVLQAVDFRRGNNGEGRIVVNFNRDGAGSDIRKEGSNRVVVDLYDVSLADDLPLKLDVTDFATLVSTIETQERAGGARLVVSTTGAFDHMAYQTGDQFVIEVSKKREVEEGAQRRKPGEAMEYKGTPVTFNFQDIPVRTLLQLIADISEFNIVVADSVQGNITLRMVNTPWDQALAVVLQAKGLDQRREGGVIWVAPTAEIAQREQALEDARIAIEDRQSLVSEYIAINYGKAKEIAVLLTDNSKQGAGQKGGAQSASSGFLSKRGSVTFDDRTNTLLISDIPERISDLKALISILDRPVDQVLIESRIVVANETFGKEIGARFGVTSGYEDHNGNVITTSGSVAAANNMINQALVNRNAGRPTFPLVVPGGSGGGILSPTLENRLNVDLPASGAAPRLGLSILGADYLLDLELSALQEEGSGEVVANPRVITANQREAVIRQGDEIGYVTITTSGGAVPIPTVAFKEVLLELKVTPTITQDDRIFLNMAVKKDELTGFVSTSIGDVPQINKRELNTAVLVENGQTVVLGGVYEYKSRRDLQKTPFLGDLPLLGNLFKTQQSSSDKAELLIFVTPKILRQRGAGK; from the coding sequence ATGAACACACAAGAATCTTTAAATAAGTCCTTCGGACACCGCTCGGTTCAGGCCTTGCTGCTGTTTGTTCTTGCTCTCGGCGCCGAAGCCTCGACCCTCAAGGACGTGACCTTCGAAAGTCGTCCCGATGGCACCACCGACATTCGCTTGGTCATGGACGAAGCGCCCGTCGCGCCGAAGGTCTTCGCGACGGAGGCGCCGCCTCGTCTCGCGATTGACCTGGACGCCACGAATAACGCCGTCGCCGACCGGCGGATCAATGTCGGCAGCGGGGCTGCGTCGACTATCGCCATCGTCGAAGCCGGCGGGCGAACCCGAGTCGTTGTCGAACTGTTCCATCCGACCACGCACAGCTCGCGGATCGAAGGCAACAGCATCATCCTGACCGTTGGTGCCGACAGTTCGGTGGCCCAGAACAACACCGCGAATGCGGCAGCGGGTTCGCAGGGCTGGACCGAGAAACCGGTCCTGCAGGCGGTCGATTTCCGTCGCGGCAACAATGGCGAAGGGCGTATCGTCGTGAATTTCAACCGCGATGGTGCCGGCTCTGACATCCGCAAGGAAGGCAGCAACAGAGTGGTCGTCGATCTTTACGACGTAAGCCTGGCTGACGATCTTCCACTCAAGCTTGATGTCACCGACTTTGCGACTCTGGTCAGTACGATCGAGACCCAGGAGCGTGCCGGTGGTGCGCGATTGGTTGTCAGTACCACTGGCGCGTTCGACCACATGGCTTACCAGACTGGCGATCAGTTCGTGATCGAAGTCAGCAAGAAGCGCGAAGTCGAAGAAGGCGCGCAGCGTCGCAAGCCAGGGGAAGCCATGGAGTACAAAGGCACGCCAGTGACCTTCAACTTCCAGGACATTCCCGTCCGTACGCTGCTCCAGCTGATTGCCGACATCAGTGAGTTCAATATCGTCGTCGCCGACAGCGTGCAGGGCAACATTACGCTGCGCATGGTCAACACGCCTTGGGATCAAGCGCTGGCCGTCGTGCTGCAAGCGAAGGGCCTTGACCAACGCCGCGAAGGCGGCGTGATCTGGGTTGCCCCGACTGCTGAAATTGCGCAACGCGAGCAAGCGCTTGAAGACGCCCGGATTGCGATCGAAGACCGGCAGTCGCTCGTTTCGGAATACATCGCAATCAATTACGGCAAGGCCAAGGAAATTGCCGTACTGCTGACTGACAACAGCAAACAAGGTGCTGGGCAGAAAGGCGGCGCGCAAAGCGCCAGCTCAGGCTTCTTGTCCAAGCGTGGCAGTGTCACGTTTGATGATCGCACCAACACGCTGCTGATCAGCGATATTCCAGAGCGCATCTCGGATCTCAAGGCACTGATTTCGATCCTCGATCGCCCCGTCGACCAAGTGCTGATCGAATCGCGGATCGTGGTTGCCAATGAGACGTTCGGCAAGGAGATCGGTGCCCGCTTCGGCGTGACCTCTGGCTACGAAGACCACAATGGCAACGTCATTACGACGTCGGGCTCGGTGGCAGCCGCCAACAACATGATCAATCAGGCCCTGGTCAACCGAAACGCTGGTCGGCCAACGTTCCCGCTCGTGGTTCCAGGCGGTAGCGGCGGCGGCATCCTGTCGCCAACGCTGGAAAACCGTTTGAACGTCGACTTGCCGGCTTCCGGCGCTGCGCCGCGCCTTGGTCTGTCGATCCTCGGCGCCGACTATTTGCTTGACCTGGAACTGTCCGCGTTGCAAGAAGAAGGTTCCGGCGAAGTCGTTGCGAATCCGCGCGTCATTACGGCCAATCAGCGCGAAGCAGTCATCCGCCAGGGCGATGAAATCGGCTACGTGACGATTACGACGTCGGGCGGCGCCGTGCCAATTCCGACCGTTGCCTTCAAGGAAGTGCTGCTCGAACTCAAGGTGACACCGACGATCACGCAGGATGACCGCATTTTCCTGAACATGGCGGTCAAGAAGGATGAATTGACCGGCTTTGTCAGCACCTCCATCGGCGACGTTCCGCAAATCAACAAGCGTGAACTGAACACCGCGGTGTTGGTCGAAAATGGCCAGACCGTTGTCCTTGGTGGCGTGTACGAATATAAGAGTCGCAGAGACCTGCAGAAAACCCCCTTCCTGGGTGATCTGCCCTTGCTTGGCAATCTGTTCAAGACACAACAGTCTAGTTCGGACAAGGCTGAGCTCCTGATCTTTGTGACGCCCAAGATTTTGCGTCAACGTGGCGCAGGCAAATAA